In Leptodesmis sichuanensis A121, the following are encoded in one genomic region:
- the corA gene encoding magnesium/cobalt transporter CorA, with translation MVDNRPRSFGLPVVNSELDEDESYVDYFYDNPGDVPGTLDIDPEAPPPVIVLIDYNETHATRRELETPEEIAPYLDSTSVSWVDVKGLGSEEILQRLGDVFSLHPLVLEDVVNVPQRPKVEEHEDQLLIIARMVTLRDDDKSFESEQVSFILGKHYLLSVQEEPRYDCFGPIRDRIRTSKGAIRKNGPDYLAYALIDSIIDGFFPVLEVYGEQLEELEDEVVGSPTRQTLQKIHDLKRELLTLRRAIWPQRDAINSLIRDGSHLISDEVRIYLRDCYDHTVQVLDMVETYRELASSLMDVYLSSVSNKMNEVMKFLTVMSSIFIPLTFIAGVYGMNFNPEKSPFNMPELNWYWGYPVCLAAMFGIATALIGFFRQKGWFEDFSSLQGSPAASAKRIVFPLGRR, from the coding sequence ATGGTGGACAATCGCCCGCGCTCCTTTGGCTTGCCAGTGGTCAACAGCGAACTGGATGAGGATGAATCCTACGTGGATTATTTTTATGACAATCCAGGGGATGTTCCTGGCACCCTCGACATTGATCCTGAGGCCCCTCCTCCCGTCATTGTGCTGATCGATTACAACGAAACTCACGCGACCCGCCGGGAATTAGAAACTCCCGAAGAAATCGCTCCCTATCTAGACAGTACATCTGTCTCCTGGGTGGATGTGAAAGGCTTGGGGAGCGAAGAGATATTGCAACGCCTGGGTGATGTCTTCTCCTTACATCCCCTGGTGCTGGAAGATGTGGTGAATGTGCCTCAGCGGCCCAAAGTGGAAGAACACGAAGATCAGTTGTTGATCATTGCCCGAATGGTGACACTGCGGGATGATGACAAAAGTTTTGAAAGCGAGCAGGTGAGTTTTATCCTGGGTAAACATTACTTGCTCAGCGTGCAAGAAGAACCCCGATATGACTGTTTTGGCCCGATCCGCGATCGGATCCGTACCAGTAAAGGAGCAATTCGGAAAAATGGCCCCGACTATCTCGCCTATGCTCTGATCGACTCCATCATTGATGGTTTCTTTCCCGTATTGGAGGTCTACGGGGAGCAACTGGAAGAACTGGAAGACGAAGTAGTTGGCAGCCCAACCCGCCAGACCTTGCAGAAAATCCATGATCTGAAACGGGAACTGCTAACCCTGCGACGAGCCATCTGGCCTCAGCGGGATGCCATCAACTCGCTGATTCGAGATGGCAGTCATCTGATTAGTGATGAAGTCAGGATCTACCTGCGAGATTGTTATGATCACACCGTGCAAGTTCTGGACATGGTGGAAACCTACCGCGAGCTGGCTTCCAGTTTGATGGATGTGTATTTATCCTCCGTTAGTAATAAAATGAATGAAGTCATGAAATTTCTAACCGTCATGTCCTCTATCTTTATTCCCCTCACCTTTATCGCCGGAGTCTATGGCATGAACTTCAACCCGGAGAAATCGCCCTTCAATATGCCAGAACTGAACTGGTACTGGGGATATCCCGTGTGTCTTGCGGCGATGTTTGGCATTGCCACTGCCCTGATTGGTTTCTTCCGCCAAAAAGGTTGGTTTGAAGACTTTTCCAGCCTTCAGGGTAGTCCTGCTGCCTCTGCGAAAAGAATTGTATTTCCACTAGGTCGCCGGTGA
- a CDS encoding DUF3084 domain-containing protein, with translation MSSGLILILAILVLGGVIATIGDRIGTRVGKARLSLFNMRPRRTATLITILTGTVVAASTLGILLGFSGPLRTGIFELESIQRRLRKTRGDLDTAREQLDAVNNQKRQIETELSKARSQRQTAEQQLQETNQSLQGAIAERNKATSSRLQTQAELERNQRQLATVSDQVLRFRSDIEQLKAERLRVIAEGEEEIKAKNAVIREREERLKSLEAQQDYLVQEIARLEREAEGLRRGNVAVQRGQVLASAVVRIVDPAMSQVAVDQLLREANRNAIQLARPGTQEQQQIIQITKAEVEQLVRQIDNGQDYLVRISAAANYLIGEAPIQVFAEAIPNQVVFQPGDVVAATSLNPATMSDAQIQQRINLLLAAAGFRAQRLGIVADTVQIGRVQNLIAFIEKIREYNQMIELRAVAAEKTFTSGPLKVEFVAADNGKVLLRSQDRSQPQN, from the coding sequence ATGTCCAGCGGGCTAATTCTAATTCTGGCGATTTTAGTTCTAGGTGGAGTGATTGCCACGATCGGTGATCGCATTGGCACCAGGGTGGGCAAAGCTCGCCTCAGTTTGTTTAATATGCGCCCTCGGAGAACGGCAACACTGATAACGATCCTGACAGGAACGGTCGTCGCTGCTTCTACACTGGGAATTCTGCTGGGCTTCAGTGGCCCCTTGAGAACGGGCATCTTTGAACTGGAATCGATTCAACGGCGACTGAGAAAAACACGAGGTGATCTGGATACGGCCAGAGAGCAATTGGATGCAGTCAACAACCAGAAGCGGCAGATTGAAACGGAACTGAGTAAGGCACGGTCTCAGCGACAGACGGCTGAGCAGCAACTCCAGGAAACGAACCAATCCCTGCAGGGGGCGATCGCGGAACGTAACAAGGCCACCTCCAGCCGTCTGCAAACCCAGGCTGAACTCGAGCGCAACCAGCGACAACTGGCGACTGTCTCCGATCAGGTGCTGCGGTTTCGCTCGGATATTGAGCAACTGAAGGCCGAACGCCTGCGGGTGATTGCGGAAGGGGAGGAAGAAATTAAAGCCAAAAATGCCGTGATTCGGGAGCGAGAGGAACGGCTGAAGAGCCTGGAAGCCCAGCAGGATTATCTGGTACAGGAAATTGCCCGCTTGGAACGGGAAGCAGAAGGACTGCGGCGGGGCAATGTGGCCGTTCAGCGGGGACAGGTACTGGCTTCAGCCGTCGTGCGGATTGTAGATCCAGCCATGTCTCAAGTGGCAGTTGATCAACTCTTACGGGAAGCGAACCGTAATGCCATCCAACTGGCGCGACCAGGCACGCAGGAACAGCAACAAATCATTCAAATTACCAAAGCCGAAGTCGAGCAACTGGTAAGGCAGATTGATAATGGTCAGGATTATCTGGTGCGGATTTCTGCGGCAGCCAACTACTTGATTGGGGAAGCTCCAATTCAAGTGTTTGCAGAAGCGATTCCTAACCAGGTTGTGTTCCAGCCTGGGGATGTAGTGGCTGCTACCTCCCTGAATCCTGCTACGATGAGCGATGCCCAAATTCAGCAACGGATTAATCTTTTACTGGCCGCGGCGGGATTTCGGGCACAACGGTTGGGGATTGTGGCCGATACGGTACAGATTGGCCGGGTGCAGAATCTGATCGCTTTTATCGAGAAAATTCGAGAGTACAATCAGATGATTGAACTCCGCGCTGTGGCGGCAGAAAAGACCTTTACGTCTGGCCCTTTGAAAGTTGAATTTGTGGCGGCTGACAATGGCAAAGTCTTACTGCGATCACAGGACAGATCACAACCACAGAACTAA
- the ntcA gene encoding global nitrogen regulator NtcA: MVVTQDRPLASVFRQMGGGAFPPVVEAFERGKTIFFPGDPAERVYFLQKGAVKLSRVYEAGEEITVALLRENSVFGVLSLITGHRSDRFYHAVAFTPVELLSVPIEQVEKSLKDNPELSMLLLQGLSSRILQTEMMIETLAHRDMGSRLVSFLLILCRDFGVPSKEGITIDLKLSHQAIAEAIGSTRVTVTRLLGDLRQDNMISIHKKKITVHNPVTLSQQFT, translated from the coding sequence ATGGTTGTGACGCAAGATAGACCATTGGCATCGGTATTCCGTCAGATGGGAGGTGGAGCTTTTCCGCCAGTCGTCGAAGCCTTTGAGCGTGGAAAGACAATCTTTTTTCCGGGCGATCCAGCGGAACGGGTTTATTTCCTCCAGAAGGGAGCGGTGAAACTGTCACGGGTTTATGAGGCTGGGGAAGAGATTACTGTAGCCTTGCTCCGTGAAAACAGTGTGTTTGGGGTGTTGTCCCTGATTACAGGGCATCGATCGGATCGCTTTTATCACGCTGTAGCGTTTACCCCCGTCGAGTTGCTGTCCGTTCCCATTGAGCAGGTGGAAAAATCGCTGAAAGACAATCCGGAGCTTTCCATGTTGCTGTTGCAGGGGTTGTCGTCCCGGATTTTACAAACCGAGATGATGATCGAAACGCTGGCTCACCGGGATATGGGATCTCGCCTGGTCAGCTTTTTGCTGATCCTGTGCCGCGATTTTGGGGTTCCCAGTAAGGAAGGCATCACGATCGACCTTAAGTTATCTCACCAGGCGATCGCAGAAGCGATCGGCTCTACCCGCGTTACCGTTACTCGCCTTCTGGGTGATCTCCGTCAGGACAATATGATCTCCATCCATAAAAAGAAAATCACAGTCCATAATCCAGTAACCTTAAGCCAGCAGTTTACTTAA
- the fabI gene encoding enoyl-ACP reductase FabI encodes MLDLTGKNALVTGIANNRSIAWGIAQQLHKAGANIGITYLPDEERRVNKIAELVEPVQPSLFLPCNVQDDAQIQDTFDTIQDKWGRLDILIHCLAFANKEDLTGSFSDTSRQGFATALDVSTYSLVKLCGVAKPLMTEGGSVVTLTYLGGVRVIPNYNLMGIAKAGLEMSVRYLAADLGPQNIRVNGISAGPIRTLASSAVGGILDMIRRVEEVAPLRRTVTQTEVGNTAAFLCSDLSSGITGQIIYVDAGYEILGMA; translated from the coding sequence ATGCTGGACTTGACAGGAAAAAATGCCCTCGTAACGGGGATCGCTAACAACCGCTCGATCGCTTGGGGGATCGCCCAGCAATTGCATAAGGCCGGAGCGAACATTGGGATTACCTACTTACCAGATGAAGAACGGCGGGTGAACAAAATTGCCGAACTGGTAGAACCCGTCCAACCCAGTCTATTCCTGCCTTGCAACGTGCAGGATGATGCTCAAATTCAAGACACCTTCGACACAATTCAGGACAAATGGGGCCGACTGGACATTTTGATCCATTGCCTCGCCTTTGCCAATAAAGAAGATTTAACAGGTAGTTTTTCAGACACCTCGCGCCAGGGATTTGCCACCGCGCTGGATGTCAGTACCTATTCCCTGGTGAAACTCTGCGGAGTCGCTAAGCCTTTAATGACGGAAGGTGGTAGCGTTGTCACCCTCACCTACTTGGGCGGTGTGCGTGTGATCCCCAACTACAACCTGATGGGTATTGCCAAAGCTGGACTGGAAATGAGTGTGCGTTATCTGGCGGCTGACCTTGGCCCCCAAAATATCCGGGTGAACGGTATCTCCGCTGGCCCCATTCGGACTCTCGCCTCTTCTGCCGTCGGTGGCATTCTCGATATGATTCGTCGCGTGGAAGAAGTGGCTCCCCTGCGCCGTACCGTCACTCAAACTGAAGTGGGCAATACCGCCGCCTTCCTCTGCAGCGATCTCTCCAGCGGCATCACTGGCCAGATTATTTACGTCGATGCTGGATACGAAATTTTAGGTATGGCCTGA